The window AATTGAGTAGATTTCTTAAATATATTTTAATTATTTCATGTTACAATAATATTATATGGGTATATTAATAAATAATTGTATTTATAACATTAATTCAGTTATATTTATGTACAATGCGGTTGTATGGAAAAAATATGACATCTTTTTTTGATTTCGACGTTTCTAAATCACCATTATGTAAATCAATTATTGCTGTATTGTGTCTTATTAGACCGGACTTTCCTTCTGATTTTGTTATTAAAGAATTAGAAGAGAGAGTAGAAGAAGCTCGATTATATATATCTTCTGAAACAAAAATACATTTTAAATTAAAGAAGTTAATAGAGCTGTTTTATGGTTATTGGAAATTTGGAGGTGCTACAGGAATTTATAAATTGTCGGACGTTATATGGTTAGATAATGTTCTAAAAACCCGAAAAGGAACAGCGGTTTCTTTAGGTGCAATATTTTTGCATATTGCTCAACAATTATATCTTCCTCTTATGCCTGTGATTTTTCCTACTCAATTAATTTTACGATTCGATGAGTTTGGTAAAGAAGCATGGTTAATAAATCCGTTTAATGGTGAAACGTTAAGTAAACATATTTTAGAAGTTTGGTTAAAAGGGAATATAAGTCCTACAGCAGAATTATATAAAAATGATTTAGAAAAAGCTCAGTATTTAACGGTTATTCGGAAAATGCTTAATATGTTAAAAAATGCGTTAATAGATGAAAAAAAAATGGAATTAGCATTAAATGTTAGTAATGTATTGCTGAAAATTAATCCCAACGATCCTTACGAGATACGTGATCGTGGATTAATATATGCTCAATTAGAATGCAATCATGTTGCGTTGACTGATCTAATTTATTTTATCGAACATTGTCCAGAAGATCCTATAAGCGAACTTATAAAAATCCAAATTCATGCGATAGAAAATAAAAAAATGACATTACATTGAGCATTTTTTGTTTATTTTTTTAGTATCAAAATACATTTTTTATATTTGTAAAAAATTTTTGTTAGTGTATCATTTTTTAAAATATTAAAATAATGTTTTACATTAATTTAGTTTTATATAATATTTTTAATATGTATATTAACTTTATATAATTTTTTTTTAAATTTTAGTGTAATTTTAAATTTGTTTTGATATATTTATTGCAAACATGTTTGGAGTGATAGGAATATTACGTTTGTGTTTTGTGTTAATATAATATTTTTCAATTATTGATTGACTTTTTTTATCAATTTTTTTTCCTTCTAAGTATGCGTCAATTTCAAAATAGGTAATACCTAAAACTTCTTCATCAGTTTTATATGGGAAGTTATCTTCTAGATTTGCTCTAGGTTTTTTAAGATATAAATGAGATGGACAGTTTAATGTTTTTAATAATAATGTTCCTTGTTTTTTATTTAGTTCTGAAATTGGGTTAATGTCTGATCCTCCGTCTCCATATTTTGTAAAAAATCCCGTAATTGCTTCAGCAGCATGATCAGTTCCAACAACTATTCCATGATTCATGCTAGCAATATTGTATTGTAATTTCATTCTTTCTCGTGCTTTGTCATTTGCTTTTATATGATTAGATGTTTGTATACCTTCTTTTTGAAGAGATTTTTTAGTACTTAGTACTGCGGGCTTTATGTTAATGTTATATATTTTCGTAGGATTAATAAATTTTATTGCATCTTTGCAGTCTTTAAGATCTATTGGTTTTCCATATGGTAAACATAGTGCAATGAGTTTGTAAGTTTCGTGATTATAGTAATCATTGAGTTCTTTAATTGCTAATTGACATAATTTTCCAGTTAAAGTAGAATCTTGTCCACCACTAATGCCTAGAATTAGTGATTTTATGTTTTTATTACTTAAAATATACATTTTAATAAAATTTATTATTCTATGAATTTCAAATTTTGGATTAATTACGGGTTTTACACCTAATTTTTTTATAATTTTTTCTTGTAAGTTCATAGCGATTTTTAGTGTTACAAAACGTTTTTTAAAATATATCATGAAATTAATTTTCTAAAAATATATTAAAGTATAATTATATTGTTTTATATTTGTTAAAAATTCTGTAAAATATGTTTTTTACAAAAATATTTTACAGAATTGGGTAATTTTTATGTCTAATCTTCTAGTGTTAACGTTAAATTGTGGTAGTTCCTCTTTAAAATTTTCTGTCATAGATCCAAAAAGAAATAGTATAGTGTTGTTAGGTTTGGTTGATTTTTTGCAGTCTTCTAAAATAAAGGTATCGTGGAAAATAAATTTTAAAGAATATAGTATTTTTTTGAACAAAAATAAAGATTATAAGGAAATTGTTGGTTTAATTTCTGATCATATATTGAAAAGAGATTTAGAAATTTTTAACAGAATTTCGTGTGTAGGACATCGTGTAGTTCATGGTGGATCGAAAATGAATAAGTCAGTTGTTTTAGATGAAGAAGTATTAAAATATATTAAAAAAGTTTCGTGTTTTGCTCCGTTACATAATCCTTTAAGTATATTAGGAATCCAAACATCGTTCGACGTTTTTCCTCATTTAAAAAAAAAAATGTAGCTGTATTTGACACAGCTTTTCATAGTACGATACCAAAAACTTCTTTTATATACGCTATTCCTTATACCTTTTACAATAATTATGGTATTAGAAAATATGGTGCACATGGTATTAGTTATTCATACGTAACAAATAAAGCATCTAAAATGTTAAATATCGCAGTAAAAAAATTAAACATTATTGTTTGCCATTTAGGTAATGGTTCGTCGGTAGCAGCGGTTCGAAATGGCGTTTGTGTAGATACTTCAATGGGTTTGACCCCATTAGAAGGTTTAGTAATGGGAACTAGATGTGGTGACTTAGATCCTGCGATTGTTTTTTTTATGTATAATAAATTAAAGATGAGTATGAAAGATATTGAAAATGTTTTAATGAAAAAATCGGGATTAATAGGAATAAATGAAATTAGTAGTAATTTTCGAAATTTAGAAAAGAATTACCACTCTAATGCAAAGATAAAATTATCTATTGATATTTTTTGTTATCGCTTGTCTAAATATATTAGTTCTTATATGCCAATAATGGGAAACAAATTAAATGGAATTGTATTTACTGGAGGAATAGGAGAAAATTCGTGTTTGGTAAGAACTATCACTGTTTCTAGACTGTCTTTTTTAAACTTTGAAATTAGTGAACGTTTAAATTTGTCGATAAAATTTTTAAAAAAAGGTTTCATTAATGTAAAAAATAGTAAATCTATATTAGTAATCCCAACTAATGAAGAATTAATGATAGCAAAAGAAACAGCATTATTAGTACAAAATATTTAATGTGAAATTTTTAAAATTTAAAAACTATATAAAAATTCTAGTGTTCATGGAGTTGATTTTATGCGTACTTTAATGTTAGTTCCTATATGTAAAAATTTTGGATTAACGACTTTAATTTTAGGATTAATTAAAAAATTTCAAAAAAATGGTCGTAAAGTCAAATTTTTTAAACCAATTTTAAAAAATTTGTATAATGATAGTAGTGGTATGGATCATACTACAGAAATTTTAACGAAAATGTGTTCTATAGAATGTCTTACTCCAATTAATATTACTTGCATAGATAATTTTTTTATGGAAGGTAATAAAACAAATATTATAGAAAGTATTTTATTAAAAATAAATTCTGAAAAAAATTTTAGTGATATTATGCTTATAGAAGGTATACACTATAAGCATTCTTTTTTCTTATCTAATTTGATAAATTATGAAATCGCGCAAGCAATAAATGCGGAAATTATTTTCTTTAGTACTTTAGAAAGACATAATGTATCTGATATTGAGAATGTAATTAACATTATTAATCAATATTTTTTATCAAAGAAAAATATTAATATTCGAGGTATTATTTTAAACAACGTTAAAACTCTAGAATTAAATTTATTTAATGATATTTCTAGATATAGTAGTAGTATTGAAATTAGTAAAGAAGTCAATGATACTTATTCTCTTTGGAAAAAATTATCATATAAATATTTTAACATTCCAATGTTAGGATATATTCCATGGAATTCGAAACTAATTGAACCGACTATAGATGAGATAGCAAATTATCTTCGTGCAGATGTCATTAGTCAATGTGATTTGGGTTCTTTTTTTATTAAATTTGTTTTAATGTATAAAAAAAAAAAATTACTACAGTATTGTAATAATTATTTTTCTAATTCCGTCTTAATATCATCTTTAAATGATTTTTATAATTTTGATGATTTAGAGAATACTTTTAAAGACATAAATTATAGTGGTTTTTCTAATGTAATATTATTAACAAATGTTACTTTGTGTTTTAAAAATTTTGTAAAAGCTAGTAACCTTTTTAAAAAAATAAATTTTTCTGTTTTGTTAGTAGAACAAGATATTATACAAACAATTTTGTTATTGAGAAGATTTGATTTTAAAATTTCTACTAAAAATTTTAAAAAGTTTAAAGTAGTTCAAGAGTACGTTTCAAATTATGTTAATGATAATATTATAAGTTTATTTAAAAATTTAAACACATATAAATATCAAATGTGTCCATCTGTTTTTATTCACAATATAATGAGTTTATCTAAAGTTAAGAAAAAGACAATTATTCTTCCTGAAGGAAAAGAATTACGAATTATCAAAGCAGCTTCTATTTGCGCTGATCAAAATATAGCAACTTGTGTATTACTAGGAAATCCAAGAGAGATTATTGAAATTTTTAAATTTAATAACATAAAATTTAAATCTAATATAAAAATTTTAGATCCAGAATTAGTGCGGGATAATTATATTGAACGTTTAATATATTTACGAAAGAAATACAAAATAACTATTGAAAATGCAAAAAAAATTCTTAAAGATGATACTGTATTGTCTACTTTAATATTAGAATCCGGTATAGTTGACGGTTTAGTGTCTGGATCAGCTAATACTACATCTAGTACAATTCTTCCTGCTTTGCAGCTTATTAAAGTGTCGAAAAATAATTCTTTAATATCCTCTGTTTTTTTTATGTTGTTGTCTGATCATGTATTGTTGTATGCAGATTGTGCTATTAATCCTGATCCAAATGCTAATCAATTAGCTGAGATAGCAATTCAGTCTGCTAACACTGCTATGTCATTTGGAATACTTCCTAAAATAGCAATGTTATCTTATGCAACTGGGACGTCTAGTAATGGTATAAAAATAGATAAAGTTAGAGAAGCTACAAACATTGTGAAAAAAAAATTTCCTAATCTCATTGTAGAAGGTCCTATTCAATATGACGCAGCAATAGATAATATAGTTTCAAGATTAAAATGTCCTAGTTCTGTTGTTGGTGGAGATGCAACAGTTTTCATATTTCCTGATCTTAATTCAGGGAACATTACATATAAAGCAGTTCAGAGATCGACGAATACTATTGCTATTGGACCAATATTGCAAGGAATTAATAAACCAGTTAACGATTTATCTCGAGGAGCATCAGTTCAAGATATTGTATATACAATTGCTATTACAGCAATACAATGCTCGCAAAAATGACGAATAAAAGTAAATATTAATTGAATTATTTTTCTAACAAATGCATTATTGAACTTTTATAACGTTTTAAATTTCTATTTCAATATTACCTTTAGCTATACAGCAACACGGGAAAATTTCTCCTGGATTATAAAATGCTAAAGGAAGTTTTTTATTGTTGTAATATATTTTTCCTTTTATTAATATAATTTTACACATTCCGCAATATCCTTGTTTACATTGATATTTTACGTCTATATAGTTTAATTGTAATACTGAAAGTAATGAAATTTCATTTTCTTCATAGTAGATGGTATAATTTTTATTATTAATTTTAATAGTTGAATATAACATTTATAATTTAAATTTATTAAATTCAGAATCGCTAATATCAGAGTTAATTTGTCCTATTAGATAAGAACTAACAGAAATTTCTTGTGGTGCTACTTGAATATTATCCGAAATTAGCCAAGAATTTATCCATGGAATAGGATTAGAGGTAATTGGAAAAGGTGTGGGTAATCCAATAGCATTCATACGAATATTAGTAATGTATTCAATATATTGCGATAAAATTTCTTTATTTAATCCTAACATAGATCCGTTTTGAAATAAATATTCTGCCCACAATTTTTCTTGCTTAGAAACTGAAACAAATAGTTTAAAACATTCTGAATGGCATTCATCAAAAATTTCAGACATTTCCTCGCTATTTTTTTTATTCTTTAGTATGTTTAGAATATGTTGAGTCCCAGTAAGATGTAATGCTTCATCTCTAGCAATTAATCTTATAATTTTTGCATTTCCTTCCATAATTTCCCTTTCTGCAAATGCGAACGAACATGCAAAACTTACATAAAATCGAATAGCTTCTAATGCATTTACACTAATTACACAGAGATATAATAACTTTTTGAGTTCGTGTAAGTTTACTACAATTTTTTTTCCATTAATGACATGTATTCCTTCTCCTAATAAATGCCAATAGCTAGTCATTTGAATAAGATTATCGTAATATTTAGAAATATCTTGTGCTCTACTCGCTATATTTTTATTGTTTACTATGTCATCAAATATTAATGATGGAGTATTTATTATGTTTCTAATTATATGAGTATACGATCGCGAATGAATAGTTTCTGAAAAAGACCATGTTTCTATCCATGTTTCTAGTTCAGGTAATGAAACAATTGGTAGAAATGCAACATTTGGACTCCTTCCTTGAATAGAATCTAGTAATGTTTGATATTTAAGATTACTAATAAAAATGTGTTTTTCGTGTTCTGGAAGATTTTGAAAGTCAATTGAATCTTGCGATAAATCTACTTCTTCTGGTCTCCAAAAGAAAGATAGTTGTTTTTCTATGAGTTTTTCAAAAATTTCATATTTCTGTTGATCGTATCTCGAAATATTGACGGATTGTCCAAAGAACATAGGTTCAAATAACTGATTATTTTTTTTTCTAGAAAATGTTGTGTATGCCATATAGATAGCTTCCTGTAAAATAACAATCATTATACATTATTAGCTTGAATATAATGTGGAAATTTATATTTCACAAGCACCGTTATTACAACTGTTATTATTTGTAAGATTTAAGAGTTCTGTTTGACAGTCTTTAGCGTCGTCTCTAGTATTTTGATAATATAGCGTTTTTATTCCTAGTCTATAAGCAGTTAACAAATCTATAATTAGTTGTTTCATAGGTATCTTATTATCTGAGAAAGTTTTAGGATCGTAATTAGTATTAGCAGAAATAGATTGATCTATAAATTTTTGCATAATGCTGGCAAGTTGCAAATATCCGATGTTATTTGGAATATTCCACAATAATTCATAGTTCTTTTTTAATTTTTTGTATTCAGGAACAACTTGTCGTAACATGCCATCTTTTGAAGCTTTTATGCTAACGAATCCTCTGGGTGGTTCTATACCATTTGTAGCGTTAGAAATTTGAGAAGAAGTTTCTGATGGCATTAATGCTGATAATGTAGAATTTCTTAGTCCATATTTTTTAATTCTTTTTCTGAGAGATTCCCAGTTTAAATATAATGGTTCATTGCAAATATCATCTATATCTTTTTTATAGGTATCTATAGGTAATAAGCCTTGATAGTATGTTGTTTGATTGAACCAAGCACATGCTCCTTTTTCTTTTGCTAATGTGCATGAGGCATTTAATAAATAGTATTGTAGTGCTTCAAATGTCTTATGAGTAAGTGAATTGGCACTGCCATCTGAATATCGTACTCCATTTTTAGCTAAGTAATAAGCAAAATTTATAACTCCTATTCCTAGTGATCGTCTAGACAAAGCTGATATTTTGGCTTTTTCGATTGGATAGTTTTGATAATCTAAAATTGAATCTAATGCTCTAACAATTAGGTTTGATAGTTCTGACAAATCTTCAAGTTTTTTTAAAGAACCTAAATTAATTGCAGACAAAGTGCATAGTGCAATTTCTCCGTCGACGTCGTTAATATCGTTTAATGGATTAGTAGGTAACGTAATCTCTAGGCATAAATTAGATTGTCTTATTGGTGCAAGTTTTGGATTAAAAGCACTATGTGTGTTGCAATGATCAACATTTTGTATATATATTCTTCCAGTAGAAGTTCTTTCTTGCATTATTAGAGAAAATAAACTTATTGCTTTTATTCTTTTCTTTCTTATTTTTGCATCATTTTCATATTTTTTATATAGAATTTCAAACTTTTTTTGATTAGAAAAAAATGTATCGTATAAATTCGGTACATCGGATGGACTAAATAAAGTTATATGTTCTCCTAATATCAAACGTTGATACATTAATTTATTAATTTGTACTCCATAATCCATATGTCGAACACGGTTTTCATCTATTCCTCTATTATTTTTTAGAACGAGTAAACTCTCTACTTCAAGATGCCAAATAGGATAAAATATTGTAGCTGCTCCACCTCTAATTCCACCCTGAGAACATGATTTTACGGCACTTTGAAAGTGTTTATAAAATGGAATGCATCCGGTATGAAATGTATCTCCACCTCGAATAGGACTTCCTAAAGCTCTAATGCGTCCTGCATTAATTCCAATTCCAGCACGTTGCGAAACATATTTTACAATAGCACTAGTGGTAGCGTTAATCGAATTTAAATTATCACCACATTCTATTAAAATACAAGAACTAAATTGTCGTTTTGGTGTTCTCAAACCAGCCATAATAGGAGTAGGTAGGGAAATTTTAAAAGTTGAGATTGCATTATAAAATTTTTCAATATATTTCATTCTCGTTTTTTCTGGATATTTGTGGAATAGACACGCTGATATCATAATATATAGAAATTGTGCGCTTTCGTAAATTTTT of the Buchnera aphidicola (Schlechtendalia chinensis) genome contains:
- the sirB1 gene encoding invasion regulator SirB1, with product MTSFFDFDVSKSPLCKSIIAVLCLIRPDFPSDFVIKELEERVEEARLYISSETKIHFKLKKLIELFYGYWKFGGATGIYKLSDVIWLDNVLKTRKGTAVSLGAIFLHIAQQLYLPLMPVIFPTQLILRFDEFGKEAWLINPFNGETLSKHILEVWLKGNISPTAELYKNDLEKAQYLTVIRKMLNMLKNALIDEKKMELALNVSNVLLKINPNDPYEIRDRGLIYAQLECNHVALTDLIYFIEHCPEDPISELIKIQIHAIENKKMTLH
- the nadE gene encoding ammonia-dependent NAD(+) synthetase, whose protein sequence is MNLQEKIIKKLGVKPVINPKFEIHRIINFIKMYILSNKNIKSLILGISGGQDSTLTGKLCQLAIKELNDYYNHETYKLIALCLPYGKPIDLKDCKDAIKFINPTKIYNINIKPAVLSTKKSLQKEGIQTSNHIKANDKARERMKLQYNIASMNHGIVVGTDHAAEAITGFFTKYGDGGSDINPISELNKKQGTLLLKTLNCPSHLYLKKPRANLEDNFPYKTDEEVLGITYFEIDAYLEGKKIDKKSQSIIEKYYINTKHKRNIPITPNMFAINISKQI
- a CDS encoding acetate/propionate family kinase, which translates into the protein MVRRFSSFKKKNVAVFDTAFHSTIPKTSFIYAIPYTFYNNYGIRKYGAHGISYSYVTNKASKMLNIAVKKLNIIVCHLGNGSSVAAVRNGVCVDTSMGLTPLEGLVMGTRCGDLDPAIVFFMYNKLKMSMKDIENVLMKKSGLIGINEISSNFRNLEKNYHSNAKIKLSIDIFCYRLSKYISSYMPIMGNKLNGIVFTGGIGENSCLVRTITVSRLSFLNFEISERLNLSIKFLKKGFINVKNSKSILVIPTNEELMIAKETALLVQNI
- the pta gene encoding phosphate acetyltransferase is translated as MRTLMLVPICKNFGLTTLILGLIKKFQKNGRKVKFFKPILKNLYNDSSGMDHTTEILTKMCSIECLTPINITCIDNFFMEGNKTNIIESILLKINSEKNFSDIMLIEGIHYKHSFFLSNLINYEIAQAINAEIIFFSTLERHNVSDIENVINIINQYFLSKKNINIRGIILNNVKTLELNLFNDISRYSSSIEISKEVNDTYSLWKKLSYKYFNIPMLGYIPWNSKLIEPTIDEIANYLRADVISQCDLGSFFIKFVLMYKKKKLLQYCNNYFSNSVLISSLNDFYNFDDLENTFKDINYSGFSNVILLTNVTLCFKNFVKASNLFKKINFSVLLVEQDIIQTILLLRRFDFKISTKNFKKFKVVQEYVSNYVNDNIISLFKNLNTYKYQMCPSVFIHNIMSLSKVKKKTIILPEGKELRIIKAASICADQNIATCVLLGNPREIIEIFKFNNIKFKSNIKILDPELVRDNYIERLIYLRKKYKITIENAKKILKDDTVLSTLILESGIVDGLVSGSANTTSSTILPALQLIKVSKNNSLISSVFFMLLSDHVLLYADCAINPDPNANQLAEIAIQSANTAMSFGILPKIAMLSYATGTSSNGIKIDKVREATNIVKKKFPNLIVEGPIQYDAAIDNIVSRLKCPSSVVGGDATVFIFPDLNSGNITYKAVQRSTNTIAIGPILQGINKPVNDLSRGASVQDIVYTIAITAIQCSQK
- the yfaE gene encoding class I ribonucleotide reductase maintenance protein YfaE, with protein sequence MLYSTIKINNKNYTIYYEENEISLLSVLQLNYIDVKYQCKQGYCGMCKIILIKGKIYYNNKKLPLAFYNPGEIFPCCCIAKGNIEIEI
- the nrdB gene encoding class Ia ribonucleoside-diphosphate reductase subunit beta, which encodes MAYTTFSRKKNNQLFEPMFFGQSVNISRYDQQKYEIFEKLIEKQLSFFWRPEEVDLSQDSIDFQNLPEHEKHIFISNLKYQTLLDSIQGRSPNVAFLPIVSLPELETWIETWSFSETIHSRSYTHIIRNIINTPSLIFDDIVNNKNIASRAQDISKYYDNLIQMTSYWHLLGEGIHVINGKKIVVNLHELKKLLYLCVISVNALEAIRFYVSFACSFAFAEREIMEGNAKIIRLIARDEALHLTGTQHILNILKNKKNSEEMSEIFDECHSECFKLFVSVSKQEKLWAEYLFQNGSMLGLNKEILSQYIEYITNIRMNAIGLPTPFPITSNPIPWINSWLISDNIQVAPQEISVSSYLIGQINSDISDSEFNKFKL
- the nrdA gene encoding class 1a ribonucleoside-diphosphate reductase subunit alpha, encoding MNSMLLVTKRNGKKELINLDKIHRVLNWAAKDLDDISVSQVALKSRIQFYNNIKTTTIHETIIKSAADLISENSPDYQYMAARLAIFHLRKKAFGQFNPPILYTYVKKMVKLGKYDKHLLEDYSKIEYKKMNSFIQHYRDMNFSYAAVKQLEGKYLIQNRVTRKIYESAQFLYIMISACLFHKYPEKTRMKYIEKFYNAISTFKISLPTPIMAGLRTPKRQFSSCILIECGDNLNSINATTSAIVKYVSQRAGIGINAGRIRALGSPIRGGDTFHTGCIPFYKHFQSAVKSCSQGGIRGGAATIFYPIWHLEVESLLVLKNNRGIDENRVRHMDYGVQINKLMYQRLILGEHITLFSPSDVPNLYDTFFSNQKKFEILYKKYENDAKIRKKRIKAISLFSLIMQERTSTGRIYIQNVDHCNTHSAFNPKLAPIRQSNLCLEITLPTNPLNDINDVDGEIALCTLSAINLGSLKKLEDLSELSNLIVRALDSILDYQNYPIEKAKISALSRRSLGIGVINFAYYLAKNGVRYSDGSANSLTHKTFEALQYYLLNASCTLAKEKGACAWFNQTTYYQGLLPIDTYKKDIDDICNEPLYLNWESLRKRIKKYGLRNSTLSALMPSETSSQISNATNGIEPPRGFVSIKASKDGMLRQVVPEYKKLKKNYELLWNIPNNIGYLQLASIMQKFIDQSISANTNYDPKTFSDNKIPMKQLIIDLLTAYRLGIKTLYYQNTRDDAKDCQTELLNLTNNNSCNNGACEI